The Rhodopseudomonas julia DNA segment TTTTATTTGCGCGTTTGCGCCTTTGTCCTTCAGAAAATTTCGCGGCAGTGCAACCTCGCCTTGTTGAAGGGGCGCGGACCATCGAAAGTAGTATTGCGGTGGGTGCATGGGACCTATACCGAAACGCATGGCGAACCAGCGTCGCCCGAATGCGGTCCGCCGCCAACGAATTGAAAAATATACTGGAGGAAATGAACGCTCATGAGCACCAACGATAGGACGAGTCTGTCTCGCCGCAGCCTCCTCAAGGCCTCCGCCGCCGGCGCGACCGTTCTCGCGGCCCCGCATTTCTTCATCAAGGGTGCGTATGCGGCCGAATACTGCAACATGCCGACGGGCGACACAGTCACGCTCGGTTTCAACGTGCCGCAAACGGGGCCTTATGCCGATGAAGGCCTCGATGAACTCAAGGCCTTCCAGCTCGCCGTCAAACATCTGAACGGTGAAGGCGATGGCGGCGCGCTCAACACTTTCAAGCCGTCGAACCTCAAGGGCAACGGCATCCTCGGCAAGAAGGTCGCCTATGTATCGGGCGACACGCAGACGAAGTCCGACGCCGCCCGCGCTTCAGCCAAGCGCATGATCGAGAAGGACGGCGCCCTGATGATCTCCGGTGGCTCCTCGTCGGGCGTGGCGGTCGCGGTCCAGTCGCTGTGCCAGGAGACCGGCGTGATCTTCATGGCCGGTCTCACGCATTCCAACGACACGACCGGCAAAGACAAGCGCCGCTACGGCTTCCGCCACTTCTTCAACGCCTATATGTCCGGCCAGGCGCTCGGCCCGATCCTCGCCCAGGAATATGGCAAGGACCGCAAGGCCTATCATCTGACGGCCGACTACACCTGGGGCTGGACGCAGGAAGAATCGATCAAGGACGCCACCGAAAAGCTCGGCTGGGAGACGGTTCAGACCGTCCGCACGCCGCTCGGTGCCGGCGACTTCTCGCAGTATCTGACGCCGGTCCTGAATTCCGGTGCGGACGTCCTGATCCTCAACCATTACGGCTCCGACATGGTGAACTCGCTGCGCCAGGCGGTGCAGTTCGGCATGCGCGAGAAGCAGGTGAACGGCAAAGACTTCCAGATCGTCGTGCCGCTCTATTCCGAGCTGATGGCGATGGGCGCCGGCGAGGCGGTGAAGGGCATCCTCGGCACCGCCAACTGGAACTGGCAGCTCGACAACGACGGCACCAAGGCCTTTGCGAAGTCGTTCGGTCAGGAATACGGCCAGCCGCCGTCGCAGGCTGCGCAGACCTGCTACGCCCAGACGATCCTCTACGCCAATGCCTGCGAAACGGCGGGCGAGTTCACGCCGCCGGCGGTGATCAAGGCGCTCGAAGGCTTCGAATTCGAAGGCCTCGGCAACGGCAAGACGCTCTATCGCGCCGAAGACCACCAGTGCTTCAAGCCGGTCCTCGTCGTGAAGGGCAAGGAGAACCCCTCCAACCAGTTCGACATCCTGGAAGTCGTCGAAGTGGTGCCGACCGAACAGGTGACCTACGACCCGTCGATCTTCGGCGGCGAGCTCGGCCCCTACGAGGTCCAGGGCTGCTAAAGCCCAATCAACCGGTGCCGACCGCCTGCGTGCGGTCGGCTTCCTCCCCCCGTGATGCCTGATCGACCCGCTTTGTGAGTGGGTTGGAGGGGATATGGACGCGCTTATTCTTCAAATTTTGAACGGTCTCGACAAAGGCGCCGCCTATGCGCTCATCGCGCTCGGGCTGACGCTCGTCTTCGGGACGCTCGGTGTCGTCAACTTCGCCCATGGGGCGCTTTTCATGCTCGGCGCCTTCTGCGCCGTGACCATGCAGAAGCTTCTGACCCTGTCGACGCGGGTTCGCGACGAGAGCATCACCTTCTTCGAGGCTTATAAGGAAGTCCCGTATCTGGAGAGCTGGCTCGGCGATACGGGGCGGATGATCATCGATTATTCGGTGCCTCTCTCCATCCTCCTGACGATCCCCTTTATGCTCCTCGTCGGCGTCGTCATGGAGCGCGGCCTCATCCGGCATTTCTACAAGCGCAGCCATGCGGAGCAGATCCTCGTCACCTTCGGGCTCGCGATCGTGCTGCAGGAGATCATCAAGGCGATCTTCGGCGCCAATCCGGTGCCGGTGCCGGCACCGCCGGCCGTTGCCGGCTCCGCGTCGATCGGCGAATGGTTCGGCCTCGGCCCGGCGATCTCCTATCCGTGGTGGCGTCTCGTCTATCTCGCCTTCTCTGTCGTCATTCTCGCCGCCGTCTTCGCCTTTCTGCAGCTCACCACCTTCGGCATGACGGTTCGGGCGGGCATGCGCGACCGCGAGACGGTCGGGCTTCTCGGCATCGACATCGAAAAGCGCTTCATCATCGTGTTTGCGCTGGCGGCGATCGTCGCAGGCCTTGCCGGCGCGATGTACGCGCCGATTCTCGCACCCAACTACCATCTCGGCATGGACTTTCTGGTGATCTCCTTCGTCGTCGTCGTGGTCGGCGGCATGGGTTCGCTCGGCGGCGCTGTCGCGGCAGGATTCCTTCTCGGCATCCTGCAATCCTTCGCCTCCATGACGGAGGTGAAATCGATCCTGCCGGGCATCGATCAGATCATCATCTATCTCGTCGCCGTCGTGATCCTCTTGGTGCGCCCGCGCGGTTTGATGGGCCGCTCCGGGATCATGGAGACCTAAGCATGGTCAAGAAAGTCATCCAAAAAATCCGCAAGGCCGCAATTTCCGATCCGGATTTCGAAGTCTCCACCCGGCAATTGCCGCCGCGGGGGCCCGAAACGAAGCCGATGACGCCGGTCGACAAGGACTGGATCGCCATCGTCGCCTTCACCGTCGTCGTCCTTGCCATGCCCTGGTGGTTGCAGCCGCTCGGTGCCGCCTATCCGGACCTCATGCAGAAGTTCGCGATCTACGGCATCTTCGCGCTCGGCTTCAATCTTCTGTTCGGCCTGACGGGCTACCTCTCCTTCGGCCACGCCGCCTTTCTCGGCGTCGGCTCCTATGCGGCGGTGTGGTCGTTCAAGCTCTTCACGATGAACATCATCCCGGCGGTCATCTTCGCGATGCTCGTCGCCGGTGTTCTCGCCGTCGTCATCGGCTTCATCAGCCTCAGACGGTCGGGCATCTACTTCTCGATCCTGACGCTCGCGCTCGCCCAGATGTGCTACAATCTCGCCTATTCGGTGCTGACGCCGATCACCAATGGCGAGACCGGTCTGCGAGTGCTGCGCGACGATCCGCGGTATCTCGACGCCGCCTTCGGCGCCGAGCACCAGGGTGTGCTTCTCGGCAATCTCTTCGGCGAGAGCATGGTCGGCTATCCGGGCTTTTATCTGTGCGCCGGGCTT contains these protein-coding regions:
- a CDS encoding substrate-binding protein, translating into MSTNDRTSLSRRSLLKASAAGATVLAAPHFFIKGAYAAEYCNMPTGDTVTLGFNVPQTGPYADEGLDELKAFQLAVKHLNGEGDGGALNTFKPSNLKGNGILGKKVAYVSGDTQTKSDAARASAKRMIEKDGALMISGGSSSGVAVAVQSLCQETGVIFMAGLTHSNDTTGKDKRRYGFRHFFNAYMSGQALGPILAQEYGKDRKAYHLTADYTWGWTQEESIKDATEKLGWETVQTVRTPLGAGDFSQYLTPVLNSGADVLILNHYGSDMVNSLRQAVQFGMREKQVNGKDFQIVVPLYSELMAMGAGEAVKGILGTANWNWQLDNDGTKAFAKSFGQEYGQPPSQAAQTCYAQTILYANACETAGEFTPPAVIKALEGFEFEGLGNGKTLYRAEDHQCFKPVLVVKGKENPSNQFDILEVVEVVPTEQVTYDPSIFGGELGPYEVQGC
- a CDS encoding branched-chain amino acid ABC transporter permease, encoding MDALILQILNGLDKGAAYALIALGLTLVFGTLGVVNFAHGALFMLGAFCAVTMQKLLTLSTRVRDESITFFEAYKEVPYLESWLGDTGRMIIDYSVPLSILLTIPFMLLVGVVMERGLIRHFYKRSHAEQILVTFGLAIVLQEIIKAIFGANPVPVPAPPAVAGSASIGEWFGLGPAISYPWWRLVYLAFSVVILAAVFAFLQLTTFGMTVRAGMRDRETVGLLGIDIEKRFIIVFALAAIVAGLAGAMYAPILAPNYHLGMDFLVISFVVVVVGGMGSLGGAVAAGFLLGILQSFASMTEVKSILPGIDQIIIYLVAVVILLVRPRGLMGRSGIMET